One window of Desulfarculus baarsii DSM 2075 genomic DNA carries:
- the cbiQ gene encoding cobalt ECF transporter T component CbiQ, whose amino-acid sequence MSAERHSPRAKPEASILDGANGQGRGPLTRLDPRAKLLAALGFSLVTSLCASPWAATAALSLGLGLTLAARLGLGPVLRRTATVNVFVLFLWAFLPWRLEIAPDVLEASLVFNPPGLSLAWLITLKVNAIFFALTGLLATSRVNDLLHAMAHLRLPGKLVTLFLLFFRYLFVLHREYQRLTLAMRVRCFTPGNNLHTYRSYANVVGMLLVRSFDRAERVFQAMLCRGFNGTFWVLDHFAWRRQDTIFCAGAAMALAGLIVLQWGI is encoded by the coding sequence ATGTCGGCTGAGCGGCATTCGCCACGCGCCAAGCCCGAGGCGTCGATCCTCGACGGGGCCAATGGCCAGGGCCGGGGGCCCCTCACCAGGCTGGACCCCAGGGCCAAGCTGCTGGCGGCCTTGGGCTTCAGCCTGGTGACGTCGTTGTGCGCCAGCCCCTGGGCGGCGACGGCGGCGCTGAGCCTGGGCCTGGGCCTGACGCTGGCGGCGCGGCTGGGCCTGGGGCCGGTGCTGCGGCGCACGGCCACGGTCAATGTGTTCGTGCTGTTTTTGTGGGCCTTTTTGCCCTGGCGGCTGGAGATCGCCCCCGACGTGCTGGAGGCCTCGCTCGTCTTCAACCCGCCGGGGCTGTCGCTGGCCTGGCTGATCACGCTCAAGGTCAACGCCATCTTTTTCGCGCTGACCGGGCTATTGGCCACCAGCCGGGTCAACGACCTGTTGCACGCCATGGCTCACCTGCGGCTGCCGGGCAAGCTGGTCACGCTTTTTCTTTTGTTTTTTCGCTATCTTTTCGTGTTGCACCGCGAATATCAGCGCCTGACGCTGGCCATGCGCGTACGCTGCTTCACGCCGGGCAACAATCTGCACACCTACCGATCCTACGCCAACGTGGTGGGCATGCTCCTGGTGCGCAGCTTCGACCGGGCCGAGCGAGTCTTTCAGGCCATGCTCTGCCGGGGCTTCAACGGCACCTTCTGGGTGTTGGACCATTTTGCCTGGCGTCGCCAGGACACCATCTTCTGCGCCGGCGCGGCCATGGCCCTGGCCGGCCTGATCGTGCTTCAGTGGGGAATCTGA
- a CDS encoding tRNA 2-thiocytidine biosynthesis TtcA family protein: MAYLERQMISLCGKAIHGWRMIAEGDKVALGLSGGKDSLGLLWLLRERMRRIPIEFELTPMHIDMGFGNVDVAALRRFCAELGLDLLVFESDFGPRAHSPENRKNSPCFFCALKRRAQMFKMCREHGCNKLALAHHQDDIFETFLMNILHAGNISTMLPVQALFRGELKIIRPLSLIGADQTRRFAQVKELPVQPPCCPSAGQTTRAQAGRALDGFFRDNKKSRANLWRALTHAGLASLPAPPTTMRLGRKKSDSK, encoded by the coding sequence GTGGCCTATCTCGAACGCCAGATGATCAGCCTCTGCGGCAAGGCCATCCACGGCTGGCGCATGATCGCCGAGGGCGACAAGGTGGCCTTGGGCCTCAGCGGCGGCAAGGATTCGCTGGGCCTGCTGTGGCTGCTGCGCGAACGCATGCGCCGCATCCCCATCGAGTTCGAGCTGACGCCCATGCATATCGACATGGGCTTTGGCAACGTGGACGTGGCCGCGTTGCGGCGGTTCTGCGCGGAGTTGGGCCTGGATCTGCTGGTCTTTGAAAGCGACTTCGGCCCCCGCGCCCACAGCCCCGAAAATCGCAAGAACAGCCCCTGCTTTTTCTGCGCCCTCAAGCGCCGCGCCCAGATGTTCAAGATGTGCCGCGAACACGGCTGCAACAAGCTGGCCCTGGCCCATCACCAGGACGACATCTTCGAGACGTTTCTGATGAATATCCTGCACGCCGGCAACATCTCGACCATGCTGCCGGTGCAGGCGCTTTTTCGCGGCGAGTTGAAGATCATCCGCCCCTTGAGCCTGATCGGCGCCGATCAAACCAGGCGTTTCGCCCAAGTCAAGGAACTGCCCGTGCAGCCGCCCTGCTGCCCCTCGGCCGGCCAGACCACGCGGGCCCAGGCCGGCCGGGCGTTGGATGGCTTTTTCCGCGACAACAAAAAGTCGCGCGCCAACCTGTGGCGCGCCCTGACCCACGCCGGGCTGGCCTCGCTGCCCGCCCCACCCACGACCATGCGCCTTGGCCGCAAGAAATCCGACAGCAAATGA
- a CDS encoding MBL fold metallo-hydrolase, translating into MTSLTVVVENHSDRPELAAEYGLALWLEHEGAAFLYDAGAGGALLPNLAALGLDPARLTAAVFSHGHLDHIGGLPGLLRSRAGAPLDVWLHRAAFASHLARRGDALVDIGPPLDQPGFEALGARFHFVTGLSEPWPGLRILADIPRRTAFEGPAPNLVAMIDGRVVDDPFDDDLALIVDTPGGPALITGCAHAGVVNILLAAERALGRTPAWLIGGTHLGPAPQGQRQAAAAELAARPALRVASGHCTMDAAKDLRQSLGQRYVDLISGLRLEF; encoded by the coding sequence ATGACCAGCCTGACGGTGGTGGTGGAAAACCACTCCGACCGGCCCGAGTTGGCCGCCGAGTATGGCCTGGCCCTGTGGCTGGAGCACGAAGGCGCGGCCTTTCTCTACGACGCCGGGGCCGGCGGGGCGCTTTTGCCCAATCTGGCCGCCCTGGGCCTGGACCCGGCCCGGCTGACGGCGGCCGTGTTCAGCCATGGCCATCTGGATCACATCGGCGGCCTGCCCGGCCTGCTGCGATCCAGGGCCGGCGCGCCCCTGGACGTCTGGCTGCACCGGGCGGCCTTCGCCTCGCACCTGGCGCGGCGAGGCGACGCGCTGGTCGACATCGGCCCGCCCCTGGATCAACCCGGCTTCGAGGCCCTGGGCGCGCGCTTTCACTTCGTCACGGGCCTGAGTGAACCCTGGCCGGGCCTGAGGATTCTGGCAGACATCCCCCGGCGCACGGCCTTCGAGGGCCCCGCGCCAAACCTGGTGGCCATGATCGACGGCCGCGTGGTCGACGACCCCTTTGACGACGACCTGGCCCTGATCGTCGACACGCCCGGCGGCCCGGCCCTGATCACCGGCTGCGCCCACGCCGGGGTGGTCAACATCCTTTTGGCCGCCGAACGGGCCCTGGGCCGCACCCCGGCCTGGCTGATCGGCGGCACGCACCTGGGCCCGGCCCCCCAGGGCCAACGCCAGGCGGCCGCGGCCGAACTGGCCGCCCGGCCGGCGCTGCGCGTGGCCAGCGGCCACTGCACCATGGACGCGGCCAAGGATCTGCGCCAAAGCCTGGGCCAGCGCTACGTGGATTTGATCAGCGGCCTGCGCCTGGAATTCTAG
- a CDS encoding DUF4198 domain-containing protein, translating into MRARELFIGALLTLSLAAPAWAHFGMVIPEQNITAKAGTVSARLLFWHPFEGNGMDLVKPAEVGVFRQGEKTDLLPALKERKQDGHQAWTVDYKIKKPGDYYIYMVPQPYWEPAEDCFIIHYTKSPISAMGAEEGWDEPLGLKMEIVPLSKPYGLYAGNGFCGQVLYKGKPLAGAEVEVEYYNQDGKRKAPADAYVTQLVKADQNGVFNFTMPWSGWWGFAALHTDDDRKIAHDGQDKDVEVGGVIWVFAHE; encoded by the coding sequence ATGCGCGCGCGCGAACTGTTCATCGGCGCTTTGCTGACCCTGAGCCTGGCCGCCCCGGCCTGGGCCCATTTTGGCATGGTCATCCCCGAGCAAAACATCACGGCCAAGGCGGGCACCGTCTCGGCGCGGCTGCTGTTCTGGCATCCTTTCGAGGGCAATGGCATGGACCTGGTCAAACCGGCCGAGGTCGGCGTGTTCCGCCAGGGCGAAAAAACCGACCTGCTGCCGGCGCTCAAGGAGCGAAAGCAGGACGGCCACCAGGCCTGGACGGTGGATTACAAGATCAAAAAGCCTGGCGATTACTATATTTACATGGTGCCCCAGCCCTATTGGGAGCCGGCCGAGGACTGCTTCATCATCCACTACACCAAGTCTCCCATCAGCGCCATGGGCGCCGAGGAAGGCTGGGACGAACCCCTGGGGCTCAAGATGGAAATCGTGCCCCTCAGCAAGCCTTACGGCCTTTATGCCGGCAACGGCTTCTGCGGTCAGGTGCTCTACAAGGGCAAACCCCTGGCCGGGGCCGAGGTCGAGGTGGAGTATTACAACCAGGACGGCAAGCGCAAGGCCCCGGCCGACGCCTACGTGACCCAACTGGTCAAGGCCGACCAGAACGGCGTGTTCAACTTCACCATGCCCTGGTCGGGCTGGTGGGGCTTCGCCGCCCTGCACACCGACGACGATCGCAAGATCGCCCACGACGGCCAGGACAAGGACGTGGAAGTCGGCGGCGTGATCTGGGTCTTTGCCCACGAGTAA
- the tsaA gene encoding tRNA (N6-threonylcarbamoyladenosine(37)-N6)-methyltransferase TrmO produces the protein MEPIELTPIGVIHSPFAEPGEAPHQGAEADAPAEIVLADGMAEGLQGLEAGDWLWVLYHFHLSGPARMLVHPRGDRSRPLKGVFATRAPIRPCPIGLSLARLEAIDGQVMRVRGLEAIDGTPVFDIKPYAAGLDRPRPEKKP, from the coding sequence ATGGAGCCGATCGAACTGACGCCCATCGGGGTCATCCATTCGCCCTTTGCCGAGCCCGGCGAGGCCCCCCACCAGGGCGCGGAGGCCGACGCGCCGGCCGAGATCGTCCTTGCCGACGGCATGGCCGAAGGCTTGCAAGGCCTGGAGGCCGGCGACTGGCTGTGGGTGCTCTATCATTTTCATCTGTCCGGCCCGGCGCGGATGCTGGTCCACCCCCGGGGCGACCGTTCGCGGCCGCTGAAAGGCGTTTTCGCCACCCGCGCGCCGATCCGCCCCTGCCCCATTGGCCTGAGCCTGGCGCGGCTGGAGGCCATCGACGGCCAGGTCATGCGCGTGCGCGGCCTGGAGGCCATCGACGGCACGCCGGTTTTCGACATCAAACCCTACGCGGCCGGCCTGGACCGCCCGCGCCCGGAGAAAAAACCGTGA
- a CDS encoding cobyric acid synthase: MTGEPKTKYRPIMVVGTGSHVGKSVVAAALCRALARRGLDVAPFKAQNMALNSGITADGGEMGRAQITQAECAGLAPHVDMNPILLKPTSDMGSQVIVLGRAVGNFRAAEYYRHKPKLTRTVMAAFRRLQGAHQLIVLEGAGSCAEVNLKKHDLVNMAMAKRAQAAVALVADIDAGGVFGQIIGSLGLLPPSERKLVRGLIVNKFRGDPALFASGVEFLERRTGRPVLGVLPHFSHISLPQEDGVALERGQMTSAGGGRIRIGVARLSHISNYTDADVLAAEPAVELRWVSRPEELAGLDLLILPGTKNTLAALRTMVESGLDQAVRAYHALGGRVLGVCGGYQLLGQVIADPHGVEGPPGQAQGLGLLAVATVMAKKKTTSQALAVAAAGLPLSASGLLAGYEIHMGQTNALEADRPAFVVTSRSGRAVDVADGQVSADGRVLGTYLHGVFDNDQLRRGLLAWAGGHDAAAQSLDYAAFKQRQYDLLADHLEAHVAIEPLLEPLGPK; encoded by the coding sequence ATGACCGGCGAACCCAAAACGAAATATCGGCCGATCATGGTGGTGGGCACCGGCTCCCACGTGGGCAAGAGCGTCGTCGCCGCCGCCCTTTGCCGAGCCCTGGCCAGGCGCGGGTTGGACGTGGCCCCGTTCAAGGCCCAGAACATGGCCCTCAACTCGGGCATCACCGCCGACGGCGGCGAGATGGGCCGGGCCCAGATCACCCAGGCCGAATGCGCCGGCCTCGCGCCCCACGTGGACATGAACCCCATCCTGCTCAAGCCCACCTCCGACATGGGCTCGCAGGTCATCGTGCTGGGCCGGGCCGTGGGCAATTTTCGCGCCGCCGAATATTATCGCCACAAGCCCAAGCTTACGCGCACGGTCATGGCCGCCTTCCGCCGGCTGCAAGGGGCCCATCAGCTCATCGTCCTGGAGGGCGCGGGCTCGTGCGCCGAGGTCAATCTCAAAAAGCATGATCTGGTCAACATGGCCATGGCCAAGCGGGCCCAGGCCGCGGTGGCGTTGGTGGCCGACATCGACGCCGGCGGCGTCTTCGGCCAGATCATCGGCTCGCTTGGCCTGCTGCCGCCCTCCGAACGCAAGCTGGTGCGCGGGCTGATCGTCAACAAGTTTCGCGGCGATCCGGCGCTTTTCGCCTCGGGCGTGGAGTTTCTGGAGCGGCGGACGGGCCGGCCCGTGCTGGGCGTGTTGCCCCATTTTTCGCACATCAGCTTGCCCCAGGAAGACGGCGTGGCCCTGGAGCGGGGCCAGATGACCTCAGCCGGCGGCGGCAGGATCCGCATCGGCGTGGCGCGGCTTTCGCACATCAGCAACTACACCGACGCCGACGTGCTGGCCGCCGAGCCGGCCGTGGAGCTGCGTTGGGTCAGCCGGCCCGAGGAGTTGGCCGGGTTGGATCTTCTGATCTTGCCCGGCACCAAAAACACCCTGGCCGCCCTGCGGACCATGGTCGAGTCGGGGCTGGACCAGGCGGTGCGGGCCTATCACGCCTTGGGCGGGCGGGTGCTGGGCGTCTGCGGCGGCTATCAGCTCCTGGGCCAGGTCATCGCCGATCCCCACGGCGTGGAAGGCCCGCCGGGCCAGGCCCAGGGCTTGGGGCTGCTGGCCGTGGCCACGGTCATGGCCAAAAAGAAAACCACCAGCCAGGCCCTGGCCGTGGCCGCGGCCGGCCTGCCGCTGAGCGCGTCGGGTCTCTTGGCCGGCTACGAGATTCACATGGGCCAGACCAACGCCTTGGAGGCCGATCGGCCGGCCTTCGTGGTCACCAGCCGCTCGGGCCGGGCGGTGGATGTGGCCGACGGCCAGGTCAGCGCCGACGGCCGCGTGCTGGGCACCTACCTACACGGCGTCTTCGACAACGACCAACTGCGACGCGGCCTGTTGGCCTGGGCCGGCGGCCACGACGCGGCGGCCCAGAGCCTGGACTACGCCGCCTTCAAACAGCGCCAATACGACCTGCTGGCCGATCATCTGGAGGCCCACGTGGCCATCGAGCCCCTGCTGGAGCCCCTGGGGCCAAAATGA
- a CDS encoding putative metalloprotease CJM1_0395 family protein, with product MTTLAPLGGPGWSAGPLEQPRQDPPKAVPAQAEQSPAASGQGQAELVPGPGCLEENPQQPGSGNEDQSDRSDQRGGCSCGQCPSCLAGAAQNLDQQEQQALSKLQARDREVRAHEQAHKAAGGRHAGSPSYQYETGPDGRQYAVGGEVPIDVSKVPGDPQATMQKAAQIRRAALAPAKPSTQDHQVAAKASQMAAEARRELAQEQSQAVQHAGQGLMRAGQVADASGLLPDPRAASAPPPIEARLKSTHVVA from the coding sequence ATGACGACTCTCGCCCCCCTCGGCGGCCCAGGCTGGAGCGCCGGGCCGCTGGAGCAACCGCGCCAGGATCCGCCCAAGGCCGTGCCCGCCCAGGCCGAACAATCCCCGGCCGCCAGCGGCCAGGGCCAGGCCGAGCTGGTGCCCGGGCCGGGCTGCCTGGAGGAAAATCCCCAACAGCCCGGATCGGGCAACGAGGACCAAAGCGACCGGAGCGACCAGCGCGGCGGCTGTTCCTGCGGCCAATGCCCCTCGTGCCTGGCCGGCGCGGCCCAAAACCTCGACCAGCAAGAGCAGCAGGCGCTGAGCAAGCTCCAGGCCCGCGACCGCGAAGTGCGCGCCCACGAGCAGGCCCACAAGGCCGCCGGCGGCCGCCACGCCGGCAGCCCCAGCTATCAATACGAAACCGGCCCCGACGGCCGGCAATACGCCGTGGGCGGCGAGGTGCCCATCGACGTCTCCAAGGTGCCCGGCGACCCCCAGGCCACCATGCAAAAGGCCGCCCAGATCCGCCGCGCCGCCCTGGCCCCGGCCAAACCATCGACCCAAGACCACCAGGTGGCGGCCAAGGCCTCGCAGATGGCCGCCGAGGCGCGCCGCGAACTGGCCCAAGAGCAAAGCCAGGCCGTGCAGCACGCCGGCCAGGGCCTGATGCGGGCCGGTCAGGTGGCCGACGCCTCGGGCCTGCTGCCCGATCCCCGCGCGGCCAGCGCCCCGCCGCCCATCGAAGCGCGCCTGAAAAGCACCCACGTGGTGGCCTGA
- a CDS encoding energy-coupling factor ABC transporter ATP-binding protein, which translates to MELLRLEDVTFAYPGRPPVHQGLNFTLNKGDRLGIWGPNGAGKSTMFLLAMGLVAPSQGRIHGLGQLCQSENDFRRLRRQVGLLFQDPDDQLFCPTVAEDVAFGPRNLGLGKDEALRVVDRTLADLGLEGYQKRVTYQLSGGEKRLVSLAAVLAMEPQAILLDEPSNGLDEEHSVRLERRLLDSPLSWAIVSHDRGFLQRLCQRILVMQDGALVEQ; encoded by the coding sequence TTGGAATTGCTGCGCCTGGAAGACGTCACCTTCGCCTACCCCGGCCGCCCGCCGGTGCACCAGGGCCTCAACTTCACCCTCAACAAAGGCGACCGCCTGGGCATTTGGGGACCAAACGGCGCGGGCAAATCGACCATGTTCCTGCTGGCCATGGGCCTGGTCGCGCCCAGCCAGGGCCGGATCCACGGCCTGGGCCAACTCTGCCAAAGCGAAAATGATTTCCGCCGTCTGCGCCGCCAGGTGGGCCTGCTGTTCCAAGACCCCGACGACCAGCTCTTTTGCCCCACCGTGGCCGAGGACGTGGCCTTTGGCCCGCGCAACCTGGGCCTGGGCAAGGACGAGGCCCTGCGCGTGGTCGATCGCACGCTGGCCGATCTGGGCCTGGAAGGCTATCAAAAGCGCGTGACCTATCAGCTTTCGGGCGGCGAAAAACGCCTGGTCTCGCTGGCGGCGGTGCTGGCCATGGAGCCCCAGGCCATCCTGCTCGACGAGCCCAGCAACGGCCTGGACGAGGAACACTCCGTGCGCCTGGAGCGCCGCTTGCTGGATAGTCCGCTCTCGTGGGCCATCGTCTCCCACGACCGCGGCTTTCTCCAGCGGCTGTGCCAGCGCATTCTGGTGATGCAAGATGGCGCGTTGGTGGAACAATAA
- the cbiM gene encoding cobalt transporter CbiM, producing the protein MHISEGVLSAPVLASGAVLAATGVAMGLARLDYQKLPRVAVLSAAFFVASLIHVPVGPVSVHLVLNGVVGLLLGWAAFPSILVALALQAILMQFGGLIVLGVNTFSMAMPAVICHYLFRSMVASQNRVVAFAGGALAGALAVALAGLFVALALFGGGEDFATVAAAVGLAHVPIFIAEGVLTGLAVLFIKRVRPAMLDRDQA; encoded by the coding sequence ATGCATATTTCAGAAGGAGTTCTTTCCGCGCCGGTTTTGGCCAGCGGGGCCGTGCTGGCCGCCACCGGCGTGGCCATGGGCCTGGCCAGGCTCGATTATCAGAAATTGCCGCGGGTGGCGGTGTTGTCGGCGGCGTTTTTCGTGGCCAGCCTGATCCACGTGCCGGTGGGCCCGGTGAGCGTGCATCTGGTCTTGAACGGCGTGGTGGGCCTGTTGCTGGGTTGGGCGGCGTTTCCGTCGATATTGGTGGCGCTGGCGTTGCAGGCCATCCTGATGCAGTTTGGCGGGCTGATCGTTTTGGGGGTCAACACCTTTTCCATGGCCATGCCGGCGGTGATCTGCCACTATCTTTTTCGGTCGATGGTCGCCAGCCAAAACCGCGTCGTGGCCTTTGCCGGCGGGGCCTTGGCCGGGGCGCTGGCCGTGGCCCTGGCTGGCCTTTTCGTGGCGTTGGCCCTGTTTGGCGGTGGCGAGGATTTCGCCACGGTGGCGGCGGCGGTGGGCCTGGCCCACGTGCCGATCTTCATCGCCGAGGGCGTGTTGACCGGGCTTGCGGTATTGTTTATCAAAAGGGTGCGGCCGGCCATGCTGGACCGCGACCAGGCTTGA
- a CDS encoding PilZ domain-containing protein, whose translation MAIVQSGLSAVARIKDISLGGLRLERFGRWEEASGELSVDIMVKPVGFFLAEMRCEMVWRQGSASGSKAPLRGERQTCGVRFLDAPGQQAKIELLGEFLRSGALESLDPEACRLAI comes from the coding sequence GTGGCCATAGTTCAATCTGGCCTTTCGGCCGTGGCGCGCATCAAAGACATCAGTCTGGGCGGCCTGCGCTTGGAGCGCTTTGGCCGCTGGGAAGAGGCGTCGGGCGAGCTGTCCGTGGACATCATGGTCAAGCCGGTCGGCTTTTTTCTGGCCGAGATGCGCTGCGAGATGGTCTGGCGGCAGGGGTCCGCGTCAGGCTCCAAGGCCCCACTTCGCGGCGAGCGGCAGACGTGCGGCGTGCGCTTCCTCGACGCGCCCGGCCAGCAAGCCAAAATCGAGCTGCTGGGCGAATTCCTCCGTTCGGGAGCGTTGGAGTCCCTTGACCCCGAGGCTTGCCGCTTGGCGATCTGA
- a CDS encoding LbtU family siderophore porin, with protein MISKRVLAVMAALALCLTALPAAAAEDRQDELVRQLLEEVKALKARVGELESKLAQTSQAAEQAGQQAQEAQATSAHSLKMSEQAQKAKGEQVAGGLLSDAGKRLKIYGAIEVEGQYANLKPKNGPSSSVSDFTLATAEVFIEADINKYVKGLVHMLYEEGDTDPMNIDEAYILLGQTDDVPAYFLGGRMYPAIGLFETSMVSDPITQDMFETQATAAEVGWAQDWFNVGVGAFNADVHQYDDGADNTINTFYARAQFDAPEGALGKDVDLNFGLAYINNIAAGNLREGLLTEYDQIQDLVAGWSAMISAQYEMVAFTAEYISALDDFKAGELYPDDKLKPYAYSLELAFMPFDEWTFAARFEGAEGPTADKGSDMDTPDHRWGLTASWEFLEDTVLSVEYMRFEFDDESEEDCVTTQLAVGF; from the coding sequence ATGATAAGCAAACGTGTTTTGGCCGTCATGGCGGCGCTGGCCCTGTGCCTGACGGCGCTGCCGGCGGCGGCGGCGGAAGACCGGCAAGACGAGTTGGTGCGGCAACTGCTCGAGGAAGTCAAGGCCCTCAAGGCCAGGGTCGGCGAACTTGAAAGCAAGCTGGCCCAGACCAGCCAGGCCGCCGAGCAGGCCGGCCAGCAGGCCCAGGAGGCTCAGGCGACCAGCGCGCATTCGCTGAAGATGTCCGAGCAGGCTCAAAAGGCCAAGGGCGAACAAGTGGCCGGCGGGCTGCTCAGCGACGCTGGCAAGCGCCTGAAGATCTACGGCGCCATCGAGGTTGAGGGCCAATACGCCAACCTCAAGCCCAAAAATGGTCCCAGCAGCAGCGTAAGCGACTTCACCCTGGCCACCGCCGAGGTGTTCATTGAGGCCGACATCAACAAGTACGTCAAGGGCCTGGTGCACATGCTCTATGAAGAGGGCGACACCGACCCCATGAACATCGACGAGGCCTACATTCTGTTGGGCCAGACCGACGACGTGCCGGCCTATTTCCTGGGCGGCCGCATGTATCCGGCCATCGGCCTTTTCGAGACCAGCATGGTCAGCGACCCGATCACCCAGGACATGTTCGAGACCCAGGCCACCGCCGCCGAGGTTGGCTGGGCCCAGGACTGGTTCAACGTGGGCGTGGGCGCCTTCAACGCCGACGTGCATCAGTATGACGACGGTGCCGACAACACCATCAACACCTTCTACGCCCGCGCCCAGTTCGACGCCCCCGAAGGCGCCCTCGGCAAGGACGTCGACCTCAACTTCGGCCTGGCCTACATCAACAACATCGCCGCCGGCAACCTGCGCGAAGGCCTGCTCACCGAATACGACCAGATCCAGGATCTGGTGGCCGGCTGGTCGGCGATGATCAGCGCCCAGTACGAAATGGTCGCCTTCACCGCCGAGTACATCTCGGCCCTGGACGACTTCAAGGCCGGCGAGCTCTACCCCGACGACAAGCTCAAGCCCTACGCCTACAGCCTGGAGCTGGCCTTCATGCCCTTTGACGAATGGACCTTCGCGGCCCGTTTCGAGGGCGCCGAGGGACCCACCGCCGACAAGGGCTCGGACATGGACACCCCCGACCACCGCTGGGGTCTGACCGCCTCCTGGGAATTCCTGGAAGACACCGTGCTGAGCGTGGAGTACATGCGCTTCGAGTTTGACGACGAAAGCGAAGAGGACTGCGTGACCACGCAATTGGCCGTGGGCTTCTAA